A single region of the Phaenicophaeus curvirostris isolate KB17595 chromosome 4, BPBGC_Pcur_1.0, whole genome shotgun sequence genome encodes:
- the ZCCHC4 gene encoding rRNA N6-adenosine-methyltransferase ZCCHC4 — translation MAGGAERGGVALVGAAPGAPRCPHGPALLFVKTGQEKTEGRRFYACSACRDRKDCNFFQWEDEKVSDTRLAAREEYNRNHQPSFTHGQNVERYKDFVLLPLSKRRFCQECQQLLLPAEWEKHSDHQFLCDISTAQLRSPSRLLYPLENKKTNAQYLFADRSCQFLLDLIIDLGFRRVLCVGTPRLHEMIQSKDSQEEVFRVRSLLLDIDFRYSQFYTEDEFCHYNMFNHHFFGGEAAYETCRKFLCQDSGEGVIMVTDPPFGGLVEALASSFKKLMAMCKETEKEGHNNQEMSIFWIFPYFFESRILEFFPSFNMMDYQVDYDNHALYKHGKTGRRQSPVRIFTNLAPSKIVLPVEEGYRFCAICQRYVSSGNQHCEICNSCTSKDGRRWKHCVLCKKCVKPSWFHCNNCNCCALQNHTCEKTDPGCFVCGKAGHKRSTCPSLSHTRICQAGKKQRQKTLKRLTMGICRRSAMKHAVFSRKKVKHKKKKM, via the exons ATGGCGGGCGGCGCGGAGCGTGGTGGGGTGGCCCTGGTCGGCGCGGCGCCCGGCGCCCCGCGGTGCCCGCACG GTCCTGCTCTTCTGTTTGTAAAAACTGGCCAAGAAAAAACAGAGGGAAGAAGATTTTATGCTTGTTCAGCTTGTAGGGACAGAAAAGATTGTAATTTTTTCCAGTGGGAAGATGAGAAG GTGTCAGATACCAGGCTTGCAGCACGTGAAGAATATAATAGAAATCATCAACCTTCTTTTACACATGGACAGAATGTGGAAAG GTACAAGGATTTTGTTCTGTTGCCATTATCAAAGAGGAGGTTTTGCCAGGAGTGCCAGCAATTGCTATTGCCAGCTGAATGGGAAAAACACTCAGATCACCAGTTTCTGTGTGATATCTCCACTGCCCAGTTAAGAAGTCCCAGTCGACTTCTGTATCCACTggagaataaaaaaacaaatgcacagTATTTATTTGCAGACAGAAGTTGCCAGTTCCTACTGGATCTTATTATTGATTTAGGATTCAGACGAGTGCTCTGCGTTGGAACACCCAG GCTTCATGAAATGATCCAGTCAAAAGACTCACAAGAAGAAGTTTTCAGAGTTAGAAGCCTTCTGTTAGATATTGATTTCAG GTATTCACAATTTTACACAGAAGATGAATTCTGCCACTACAACATGTTTAATCATCATTTTTTTGGTGGAGAG GCTGCATATGAAACTTGTAGGAAATTCTTGTGTCAAGACAGTGGTGAAGGAGTCATTATGGTAACCGATCCCCCATTTGGAGGTTTAGTGGAAGCACTGGCGTCTAGTTTTAAAAAACTGATGGCAATGtgcaaggagacagaaaaagaag GTCACAACAACCAGGAGATGTCCATATTCTGGATATTTCCATACTTCTTTGAGTCTCGTATTCTGGAATTTTTCCCAAGCTTCAATATGATGGATTACCAG gtaGATTATGATAATCATGCACTTTATAAACATGGCAAAACAGGTCGTAGACAGTCCCCTGTCCGTATCTTCACAAACCTCGCTCCAAGCAAGATTGTACTTCCAGTAGAAGAGGGCTACAG gttttgcGCTATATGTCAGCGGTATGTGAGTTCTGGTAACCAGCACTGTGAGATATGCAATTCATGTACATCAAAA GATGGTAGACGATGGAAACATTGTGTTCTTTGCAAAAAATGTGTAAAACCCT CTTGGTTTCACTGTAACAATTGCAACTGCTGCGCTCTTCAGAACCACACTTGTGAGAAGACTGATCCTGGCTGTTTTGTGTGTGGCAAGGCAGGTCACAAACGCAGTACCTGTCCCAGTCTCTCTCACACCAGAATTTGCCA agctggcaaaaagcaaaggcagaaaactcTGAAGAGGCTAACGATGGGGATCTGTAGAAGATCAGCCATGAAACATGCTGTATTCTCCAGGAAGAAAGtaaagcataagaaaaaaaagatgtga